Proteins from one Cryptomeria japonica chromosome 4, Sugi_1.0, whole genome shotgun sequence genomic window:
- the LOC131054883 gene encoding LRR receptor-like serine/threonine-protein kinase EFR: MKMMMLPLLLFLSALPAHMAKSSNYSDQQALTGFKASLLLDPYNSLYDWSPNHTFCNWIGVACSSRRQRVVSLNLTGKGLLGPISPLLGNLSFLRVLDLSNNSLQDHIPHQIGKLFRLRRLLLSRNRLESSIPSSLAGCRSLQDISFSYNNLSGPIPFELGLLQRLETLWVGNNNLTGTLPLSLGNLSSINELILSYNSFYGGIPGELGMLSKLRWLDLDFNYLTGPIPTALLNCTLLKTLRVGHNLLTGHISWEFGKLSELQQLHLFTNQFTGEIPSSLSNCSLLQKLQLAFNNLTGTVPLEFGRLLQLEWLNLWSNQLVSGSNGLLFLTALSNCSNLYHIDLSENHFTGILTFSVGLLPSGLSYLLLPYNEIAGSIPDEIGNLTSITALDLRANLFSDTIPSSLSALPILERLCLDNNNLHGVIPESFGQAKRLGLLSICCNTLSGKIPDTLGSLPQLRQIYLHDNQLSGEIPASLARCQNLELLDLSYNKFTGKIPPKVAGLQNLIFYFNVSSNLLEGSLLEMSKMEMVLAIDVSSNHFSGVIAIALKNCKALEYLNLSWNTFTGPIPTSLAEMKNLQDMDFSSNNLTGRIPVAFKDMKMLRHLNHFSGVIPIALKNCKALEYLNLSWNTFTGPIPTSLAEMKNLQDMDFSSNNLTGRIPVTFKDMKMLRHLNLSSNSLTGEVPKGGIFAVMDVSAVMGNLGLCGTWIHLLPCSHSKHKQSSVSIKVIIPIVVGIAILIMSLLLVAFSYKCRRSSTPALKIWPQRISYEELVDATDGFSETNMLGIGCFGSVYKGILSSGRNVAVKVLNLQDQNVHQSFIKECNVLKRARHRNVIKIISACSNLDFKALVLPFMSNGSLESWLYPQEGAQCNLDLNDRLKIALEIAQGLVYLHHHCFVQVIHCDLKPSNVLLGDDMSPEIADFGIAKLILGNSTDSLTSTGVLRGSIGYIAPEYGMGCNISTKGDVYRYGILLLELLTRRRPTDKMFVRVNLQEWVAPNFPNKVLDVVDIKFLGDTDELESSLLLSCLTQILEVGLVCTRELSQHRPNMIEIIERLDKIRGVKPDSTLFAKKYNIMTIVTERSVNCLTEYFKEVSSHGKK; the protein is encoded by the exons atgaagatgatgatgCTCCCCCTGCTACTCTTCCTCTCTGCACTGCCTGCTCATATGGCaaagtcttctaattattctgatcAACAAGCCCTGACTGGTTTCAAGGCTTCTCTCCTTTTGGATCCATATAATTCCTTGTACGATTGGTCTCCCAATCACACCTTCTGTAATTGGATTGGTGTTGCATGTTCTTCTCGTCGACAGCGTGTGGTGTCCTTGAATCTCACAGGTAAGGGATTACTTGGCCCTATCTCTCCCTTACTGGGAAATCTTTCCTTCCTTAGAGTGCTTGATCTCTCTAATAACAGCCTGCAGGACCATATTCCACATCAGATCGGAAAACTTTTTCGTTTGAGAAGGCTTCTTCTATCTCGCAATAGATTGGAGTCCTCTATCCCGTCTTCTCTGGCAGGCTGTCGGTCTTTGCAAGATATCAGTTTTTCTTATAATAATCTGAGCGGCCCCATTCCTTTCGAGCTTGGTCTTCTTCAACGCTTAGAAACCCTTTGGGTAGGAAATAACAACCTTACAGGCACACTCCCATTATCCCTAGGTAACCTCTCCTCAATAAATGAGTTGATATTGAGCTACAATAGTTTCTATGGTGGTATTCCCGGGGAATTGGGTATGCTCAGTAAACTCAGATGGCTTGATCTGGACTTCAATTACTTGACAGGACCAATTCCCACGGCCCTTTTGAATTGCACTCTTCTAAAAACATTAAGAGTGGGTCATAACCTCTTAACTGGCCACATTTCCTGGGAGTTTGGCAAACTATCAGAGTTGCAACAATTGCACCTATTTACAAATCAATTCACGGGAGAAATTCCTAGTTCTCTTTCTAATTGTTCTCTTCTTCAAAAGCTTCAACTCGCGTTCAACAATCTGACCGGTACGGTGCCCTTGGAGTTTGGCAGATTGCTCCAGCTTGAATGGCTTAATTTATGGAGCAATCAACTTGTGAGTGGAAGCAACGGTTTGTTATTTCTAACAGCCTTGAGTAATTGCTCCAACTTATATCATATAGATTTGTCTGAAAATCATTTCACTGGCATTTTGACTTTTTCAGTTGGCCTCCTCCCAAGTGGTCTCTCATATTTGCTTTTGCCCTACAATGAAATCGCGGGAAGCATACCAGATGAGATTGGTAACCTGACAAGCATAACAGCGCTAGATTTACGTGCAAACCTTTTCAGTGACACCATCCCATCTTCATTGAGTGCACTTCCCATTCTTGAAAGATTGTGTTTAGACAACAATAATTTACATGGAGTAATTCCAGAAAGTTTTGGTCAAGCAAAAAGGCTGGGGCTGTTGTCAATATGTTGTAACACGTTATCAGGGAAAATTCCAGATACTCTTGGCAGCCTTCCCCAACTAAGACAGATTTATCTTCATGACAACCAATTGTCAGGAGAAATACCTGCCAGTCTTGCAAGATGCCAAAATCTGGAGCTGCTGGATTTGTCTTACAATAAATTTACAGGCAAGATACCGCCAAAAGTTGCTGGtctccaaaatctcattttctattTCAACGTGTCCAGCAATTTATTAGAGGGTTCTTTGTTGGAAATGAGTAAAATGGAAATGGTCCTTGCTATAGATGTATCTTCTAATCATTTCTCAGGTGTCATTGCAATCGCACTGAAAAACTGCAAAGCACTGGAATACCTTAATCTGTCTTGGAATACATTCACAGGCCCAATTCCGACATCACTAGCAGAAATGAAAAATCTTCAGGACATGGATTTTTCCAGCAACAATTTGACAGGAAGAATACCAGTGGCTTTCAAAGACATGAAAATGCTCCGGCATCTCAATCATTTCTCAGGTGTCATTCCAATCGCACTGAAAAACTGCAAAGCACTGGAATACCTTAATCTGTCTTGGAATACATTCACAGGCCCAATTCCGACATCACTAGCAGAAATGAAAAATCTTCAGGACATGGATTTTTCCAGCAACAATTTGACAGGAAGAATACCAGTGACTTTCAAAGACATGAAAATGCTCCGGCATCTCAATCTCTCTTCAAACAGTTTGACTGGAGAGGTCCCAAAGGGAGGAATTTTTGCAGTAATGGATGTTTCAGCAGTTATGGGAAATCTTGGCCTTTGTGGAACATGGATACACTTGCTGCCATGCTCTCATTCCAAACACAAACAGTCATCCGTCTCCATAAAGGTAATAATTCCTATTGTAGTGGGCATTGCAATTTTGATCATGTCTCTTCTATTGGTAGCATTTTCGTATAAATGCAGACGTTCCAGTACCCCTGCTCTCAAAATATGGCCTCAAAGAATTTCATATGAAGAACTTGTAGATGCAACTGATGGATTTAGTGAGACAAACATGTTGGGAATTGGTTGTTTTGGATCAGTTTATAAAGGGATTCTAAGCAGTGGAAGAAATGTTGCTGTTAAAGTTCTGAATTTGCAAGATCAAAATGTTCACCAAAGTTTTATCAAAGAATGTAATGTATTAAAAAGAGCTAGGCACCGCAATGTGATTAAAATTATTTCAGCTTGTTCTAATCTTGATTTTAAAGCTTTGGTTCTTCCATTTATGTCAAATGGAAGTTTGGAGAGTTGGCTATATCCTCAAGAAGGAGCTCAATGCAATTTAGATTTGAATGATCGATTAAAGATAGCATTGGAGATAGCACAAGGACTAGTATATCTACATCATCATTGCTTCGTACAAGTGATCCATTGTGACCTAAAACCTAGTAATGTGCTATTAGGGGATGACATGTCTCCAGAGATTGCAGATTTTGGCATCGCCAAACTAATCTTGGGGAATTCCACGGATTCATTGACTTCTACAGGTGTACTCAGAGGATCTATTGGCTACATTGCTCCAG AGTATGGAATGGGTTGTAATATTTCTACAAAAGGAGATGTGTACAGATATGgaattttattgttggaattgttaACAAGGAGAAGACCAACAGATAAAATGTTTGTAAGAGTGAATCTTCAAGAATGGGTAGCTCCAAATTTTCCAAATAAAGTTTTAGATGTAGTGGATATTAAATTCCTTGGAGATACTGATGAATTAGAATCATCACTACTTTTGTCATGCCTCACTCAAATTTTGGAAGTGGGTTTGGTTTGCACAAGGGAATTGTCTCAACATCGACCAAATATGATAGAGATAATCGAGAGATTAGATAAGATTAGAG GTGTAAAGCCAGATTCAACACTGTTTGCTAAGAAATATAATATCATGACGATTGTGACAGAGCGTAGcgtgaattgtttgacagaatacTTCAAAGAGGTGTCATCTCATGGAAAGAAATGA